A single window of Liolophura sinensis isolate JHLJ2023 chromosome 6, CUHK_Ljap_v2, whole genome shotgun sequence DNA harbors:
- the LOC135466515 gene encoding LRP2-binding protein-like, with product MELTKDISSEPLPSHNKTTILEEIALEAKYASPNVELNESELFDAVESILLGKIKNGEKQAYFQLGQFYYEQELFKKALIYFERSRNFDFQSMYQVAVMLFDGTGCDSKPAAAVDLMMKVATSDSKQCRHLVHVAQYNLGRAYYQGVGVQRQSNTEAERWWLLAADDGNPRASIKAQTALGLFYSTEDNFDLKKAFFWHSEATGNGSLESQGALGVMYEYGVGVKADTDAAYICLTEAADRGNVYAMGNLIAHYYKRKLFTKAADLASRVAELTDITTLASETDCIPNYISKGISLASFYYARCLAVGHGVTRDQDKAKLFYSKSYQFDADVCAHLQNITQHGII from the exons ATGGAGTTGACTAAAGATATCTCCAGTGAACCTTTACCGTCCCACAATAAAACTACCATTCTTGAGGAGATAGCACTAGAGGCAAAGTATGCCTCTCCAAATGTAGAGCTGAATGAATCTGAACTGTTTGATGCTGTTGAATCCATACTTCTGGGGAAAATTAAGAATGGAGAAAAGCAGGCATACTTCCAGCTTGGACAGTTTTACTATGAACAG GAGTTATTCAAGAAAGCCTTGATCTATTTTGAAAGGTCAAGAAACTTTGATTTCCAGTCTATGTATCAGGTTGCTGTTATGCTGTTTGATGGAACTGGATGTGATTCTAAGCCT GCTGCAGCTGTAGATCTGATGATGAAAGTTGCCACCTCTGATTCTAAGCAATGTCGGcatctggtacatgtagctcagtaTAATCTGGGCAGAGCTTATTACCAGGGTGTAGGAGTCCAGAGACAGTCCAATACTGAAGCAGAACG TTGGTGGCTGTTGGCAGCTGATGATGGAAACCCAAGAGCCAGTATTAAAGCACAGACAGCACTCGGATTGTTTTATTCCACAGAAGACAATTTTGACTTGAAAAAAGCTTTTTTCTGGCATTCTGAGGCAACAGGCAATGGATCATTAGAGTCACAAG GAGCTCTAGGAGTGATGTACGAGTATGGGGTGGGTGTCAAGGCTGATACTGACGCTGCCTATATCTGCCTGACAGAAGCCGCAGACAGGGGTAATGTGTATGCCATGGGTAACCTTATTGCTCATTACTACAAACGGAAACTTTTCACGAAAGCTGCAGATTTAGCCTCAAG AGTTGCTGAGCTGACAGACATTACCACATTGGCCTCAGAAACTGACTGTATACCAAACTACATATCTAAGGGGATATCCCTTGCCAGCTTCTATTATGCCAGGTGTTTAGCTGTGGGCCATGGCGTTACAAGGGATCAAGATAAGGCCAAACTTTTTTATTCTAAG TCTTACCAGTTTGATGCCGATGTGTGTGCACATCTTCAGAACATAACACAGCATGGTATCATTTAG